The Arachis ipaensis cultivar K30076 chromosome B10, Araip1.1, whole genome shotgun sequence DNA window atttattaaaataaaaatttaagaaCTTCTATTAGTAATAATCTTTTTTTAACTTGTCAATCGAATGAATTTTctaagaagtaaaaaaaaaatattgtcacCAAAGCATTTTCTTTACTCTCCACCTAACCATCCAATCCTCAACTATGATCTTACTAACCAATGGTTGATCCAATCGAACTGGGAAGCTTAAAAAAAGGAACACCAACTATGACAACGTTTATTAGGTACATATCTTTTAATAAATAAACCCATTATTCAACAGTCCAACACGTTCATCATGATAGTGTCAATTCTTGAAAGTTAAAACTAAAACTGAACTTTAAAATTGGCATTCAAATCCAACTGTAGCTAATCTATGTTTACAAAATTCCCAAGCTCCATGTTCTCTTGATTTGGGGATGCAACCTTTTCTCCCACATTGTACGAGACAAAATGTTGGTTTACTATTGGGTTGATTGGAATTTGGAAGTCACAGAAGAAGCAAGGTTTCACTGCCTTCTCACTTCTCAGGCACCTATATTCTCAATATCAGCACCTTTGTCCACTCTCTTGATAATACCAGCAATTACCTGAGAAGAGAACAACAAAACAAATGTTAGCAGAATTATAAAAATCAGGTTTAGTTGTACTTTAATTCCAGTCCTTCACATCATGTGAACTTTCCTAAATATGGAATTTTGATGCTCTAAATTTTGTTAAAtgtgttatttttgttaatttctgGGAAAAGAACCAACATGGTTAATCCACACATTTAGAAAAATTCAAAACTCAAAAGGTTGATTTTCACATTTTTAAAATCCAGTGGCTTAAGTGGACATCGTGTGGTCATGGAGATTAAGTGTACTTAACCCTAAGAACTGCAGGAAAATGCTAATACCGGTCCCCCAATTGCAATATTTGTTTACCATAACAGTATTTGTTATCTATGTATCCTACCTTTCCAGGTCCTAGTTCATAACTTTTCTTCAGCCCCTTGTTTAGAAGAGTCTTCACTGTTGTTTCCCATTGAACAGGGGAAGTAACCTGCAAATTGTAGTATAGAATGCAATTATTTCCCGTTCATGTATTTCTGCATGATGGAGTTTCAGCAGCATACCTGACGTGCCAATATCTTCTTGATAGTCTCGGGATCTGCATGTGGTTGTGCATCCACATTGGAGATGACTGGTATTCTTGGTGTTCTGATTTCTGTTGCTGCCAATGCTGCTTCCAACCTTGACACAGCTGGTTCCATAAAACTAGTGTGGAATGCACCGGCAACAGCTAAGCGAACCTGCAGAATAGAGTGAAAGGCATTAAAACTTTTTAGGAAAGTTAGCATTGGAAAGATAAGATTTGTGGATATGTTCATACAGTCATTCGAGCCTTGAAAGACTTTGCCTTAGATTCCAGCACTTCTACTCCTTTTAAGCCCCCCGAGACAGCATAGTTACCCtaagaaaacaaaaaaacatcaaaaagaagcTAGTGATGAGAAATTTAGACACTAAATTTTGTCTGCTAAGCTTGTTAAAAATCAGATCCATAAGAACCTTACAGGACAAAGGTAATTGGCAATTTGAACCTTCTCAGCTTCGGGTACTTCCTGATTCGCCGCATCACACAATTGTTGGACCTTCTCTGAGTCCAGTCCTATGACACTAACCATGGCACTTTTAGCAGCATCAGCAGCATCCTAGATAAAGGGAGGAAGTTATTTCTGTGAATAAAAATTACGAGCTTCTATCCAAACAAGTTGATGCAAGTCAGACAAGAAATTGGAACACATTGTTTACCTGCATGGCTTCTCCCCTCAATTTGACCAACTTAAGTCCATCTTCAAAGCTTACAATTCAAATAAATACATGGGTTGATAGCAAGTCAATTAAAGAACAAAGTTGAACTCCAAACAAAATCGTACTTTATTGATGGTTCATAAATAATGGTTCTACCAGATGGTACTTTTATGACAGAATAGGTCACCATGACCAAAAAGAAGGGGCATATATGTCGTACTTGCTATTCCTTTGGTTTTACAGTGATTTCTTGATACATGAGGAATAATATGAAGAAAAGGGGGCCATAAGGGGAAAGCATTACAAAATCCAGTTATATATTAATTACTAATACTTGGCAAATCACCTGAAAGCCCCAGCAAAAGCAAGAGCAGTGTATTCTCCCAAACTTAGACCACACGTAACATCAACAGAATCAATAATCTGttgtcctccatctcttgcaCGAAGTAGCTCCACAGCAGCGAGACTTGTGACATAAATAGCAGGCTGAAGAAGTAGAAAAAAATTGGTAAACATTATGCCCATGTAAAtctttatatgcgacaaaaataAACATGAAGAACAGACTGGTGGATAACTATGTATGGACTCACTAATATAATACCATAATCATAAAAGATCTCTATTAAAGGCGAATTTGTTTATTACTTcactaattcttttattttattcttgaATATAAATAAAGACACGATGAGGAGGAGAAAAATTCTTGGTGGGATTTGACCCAGGAATGAATTAACTGCCAAAGATATTTAGTATTTGCACATTATAAAAAGGTTGAATGAAATACACATGCTGGAGACACAAGTTAACAACAGCAACCTGTGAATTGACTGTAAAAATATCCATCCAACCAAAACTAATTACCCTCCGCATGACAAGCAatcatttaactaaagttgcctAGCTCAATTATTTGCACATAAACCAACTCCATAATACTCCACTAATTATTTTAACGATAAAACTAAGATGAATGTACCCTATATTCTAAATTCATGTTCAATAGATTGTTAAAAAAACAACCACCACTACCCAAAAAGAAGTAAAAAGATTTACCACTTTACCTGACTAAGAACAGTTGAATCTAACTTATCCTTTGGGCCATTGATGCATATATCAAGAAGATCATACCTGAAGGCAGAGAATACACAATATCAGTTACAACAAGGAACCCAGAATCAtagaatttaaataaataaataaaaagacaaACATGAGAAAATAGTTAATATAAAACGAAATCAGCAACTACCCCAATATCTCATTTGCCTTCTTATACAGAACAGCAGCAGCAGGCACATTCTGAGCTTCTTTTCCCATTCCAACGGCTTGTGCACCCTGTAATCACATTAATACAGAAATTCATACATCGAATAAACAAAATATATTATATtcataaaaatgaaataaaaaatgcGGATCAGAATTGTCTGTTTACCTGACCGGGGAAAAGAAAAGCATTGGAGGGTTTGTAATCGGAGAAGGGAGCATCGTTGAGAACGGAGACCTGAGATCCGGAAGCGACGCTCATGAAAACCCTAGATCGAAGGAGGGGAAGGTTGAAGGTTCTAGAATGTGCATTTGATGGGGAAGAAGGAAAGTtgttgagagagagagaagggagagtgagggaagaagaagaagccatagCTGAGAAGGAAGAATGTGAGGTTCGGATAAGA harbors:
- the LOC107622774 gene encoding uncharacterized protein LOC107622774, with the translated sequence MQALLHHSPLIRTSHSSFSAMASSSSLTLPSLSLNNFPSSPSNAHSRTFNLPLLRSRVFMSVASGSQVSVLNDAPFSDYKPSNAFLFPGQGAQAVGMGKEAQNVPAAAVLYKKANEILGYDLLDICINGPKDKLDSTVLSQPAIYVTSLAAVELLRARDGGQQIIDSVDVTCGLSLGEYTALAFAGAFSFEDGLKLVKLRGEAMQDAADAAKSAMVSVIGLDSEKVQQLCDAANQEVPEAEKVQIANYLCPGNYAVSGGLKGVEVLESKAKSFKARMTVRLAVAGAFHTSFMEPAVSRLEAALAATEIRTPRIPVISNVDAQPHADPETIKKILARQVTSPVQWETTVKTLLNKGLKKSYELGPGKVIAGIIKRVDKGADIENIGA